In a genomic window of Pedobacter sp. KBS0701:
- a CDS encoding SusD/RagB family nutrient-binding outer membrane lipoprotein — protein sequence MKNLIRIIAIAICIPVISSCNKGFDKLNISPNNPTELDAAFLFTSAQFGTHGATMETEPTIVQQFVNPFSGITSAFNFNQLNQTYTSQNWNAEYTGTNSGATSSSGPVQLLVQILSQIKGNAARTNLYNEARIWKAYQFMMLVDTYGNVPYSEAGQAYLSNVLTPKYDNQAAIYTDLIKEVTEATAALDPTKDIVKADVFYGGNIAQWKKLGYSLLLRLGMRYSKIDPAKAQTIVQAAVTGGVMTSNADNCYLKYNATYVNPVSQTITAIANTYYLAAPFVNQLKNSGDPRLKFISGKYANPLAAPTSVPDTTSANQFGLPVGYSSATLPTAPGFRGANGSGFNYSQVNYSIFGSLTAPQFFITHAQTQFLLAEAAVRGWITGGSTADVYYANGIRAAMDQWTTYNPAAIIPLATQNAFINNPVNAYNAANALNLINTQYWVASWGNGTEAFANFRRSGFPALSPNTIAGQNIIGGFVRRFVYPTLELSANLTNYQAAVADNGGPDNMDTRIFWDK from the coding sequence ATGAAAAATTTAATCAGAATTATAGCCATCGCCATCTGTATTCCAGTAATTTCCAGTTGCAATAAAGGGTTTGATAAATTAAATATTAGTCCAAATAATCCAACAGAACTCGACGCGGCATTCCTGTTTACAAGTGCACAATTTGGAACACATGGAGCGACAATGGAAACTGAGCCAACCATTGTACAGCAATTTGTAAATCCGTTTTCAGGAATCACCTCGGCGTTTAATTTTAATCAGCTGAATCAAACCTATACTTCGCAAAATTGGAATGCTGAATATACAGGAACAAATAGTGGCGCAACAAGCTCTTCAGGCCCTGTTCAATTACTGGTCCAGATATTAAGCCAAATTAAAGGTAATGCAGCAAGAACAAATTTATATAATGAAGCCAGAATCTGGAAAGCTTATCAATTTATGATGCTGGTAGACACTTACGGAAACGTACCCTATAGTGAAGCCGGACAAGCCTATTTATCAAATGTGCTTACCCCTAAATATGATAATCAGGCCGCGATTTATACCGATCTGATCAAAGAAGTTACTGAGGCAACGGCAGCTTTAGATCCAACAAAGGATATCGTTAAAGCTGATGTATTTTATGGCGGCAATATCGCCCAGTGGAAAAAATTGGGTTATTCGTTACTACTTCGATTAGGTATGAGGTATAGTAAAATAGATCCGGCAAAAGCGCAAACTATTGTGCAAGCTGCGGTAACTGGTGGTGTAATGACATCAAATGCCGACAACTGTTACCTGAAATACAATGCAACTTACGTGAATCCCGTGAGCCAGACGATTACGGCGATAGCAAATACTTATTATTTAGCGGCTCCCTTTGTAAATCAGCTAAAAAATAGCGGAGATCCGCGATTGAAGTTTATATCCGGTAAATATGCAAACCCATTAGCTGCACCAACAAGCGTACCAGATACCACATCTGCAAATCAGTTCGGACTCCCTGTAGGCTATAGCAGTGCTACTTTACCAACTGCTCCGGGGTTTAGAGGTGCTAACGGTTCGGGTTTTAATTATTCCCAGGTTAATTACAGTATTTTCGGCAGTTTAACCGCCCCACAATTTTTCATCACTCACGCTCAAACACAATTCCTGCTGGCAGAGGCCGCTGTTAGAGGCTGGATCACCGGCGGTAGTACAGCTGATGTTTATTATGCTAACGGTATACGTGCGGCAATGGACCAATGGACAACCTATAACCCGGCAGCCATTATTCCTTTAGCTACTCAAAATGCATTTATTAATAATCCCGTTAACGCTTATAATGCGGCAAATGCACTCAACCTGATTAATACGCAATATTGGGTGGCTTCCTGGGGCAATGGTACCGAGGCATTTGCTAACTTCAGGAGGAGCGGTTTTCCAGCCTTATCGCCCAACACCATAGCAGGGCAAAATATAATTGGTGGTTTTGTTCGCAGGTTTGTTTATCCAACGCTTGAGCTTTCTGCAAATTTAACAAATTACCAGGCAGCGGTTGCAGACAATGGCGGACCAGATAATATGGACACACGTATTTTTTGGGATAAATAG
- a CDS encoding SusC/RagA family TonB-linked outer membrane protein: protein MMKKKLLPLVFAYTVLMGFILFEPLNASAGGLTTGVFSTPSTTKKLKIAFIGISGKVTDEQGVGLPGVSVVEKGTRNAAVTNSSGSYTINVTNNNAVLVFTSVGYKPIEITVNTKTVVNVSMVAITNALNEVIVTALGIKREAKSLGYSAQKADVEALQTNRTTNLANSLEGQIAGLDVSPPAAGPGGSTKIRLRGQSSFTADNSPLIVINGLPMSQGASSSNGYTQNVDQGDNMQGINQDDIESMTVLKGSTAAALYGSRAVNGAIIITTKSGSKNSGIGVEFNSNFTVNQALDYTDFQYEYGQGENNIRPSSVGTAQSSGAWSFGVPFDNVPTFQFDGVQRPYAPVKDRIKTFFRLAPSWSNTVALSGGNDKGSFRVSLSNQDAQGIIPNNDYHKKIFNVGINYKLTDKLSTQFYVNYDHQFNNNPPLVGVQGNAIPTSIYRLANSISFDVLQAGAIDANGNETPTSRFATVTNPYWILAKQFQRQTKDHLLGTAVVRYQFFDWLYLQGRANMDLLQTTYESNTPTGTLAVSAAPTGLYNGSYGISTASTRQNNFDFLLGGGHKWKDFSFNATVGGNHFPLITSTFNEAVTNFYIRDLYTIGNGVTANSSYNLTKQTVNSLYGTAEFSYKNLLYLNVTGRTDWYSVLARDIDHYFYPSISGSFVFSELLPNAKWLNFGKLRVAVAETGSAQGVAPYNALTFLLAQNSFNGLPLGSINGTASPNTQIKPFGVNEKEIGIELRMFNNRVNLDVAAYDKKTTNQAVPISLSAASGYSTTLVNLGGLDNKGLEFNLELIPVQNKNFTWKTAFNSAFNSSKVLSLANNQSQLVVGSPEFFGSIVHVVGLPLNQIVGSTYKRDASGNIVLSGGKPVASATPVNFGSGLPTATGGWLNTLNYKGFTFISHIDYKAGGKVLSSTSLNLLREGLSKESLPGRVGGVIFPGVNATDGLPNTTAVNAEDFYANYRSTNILDPFIYSSSFVKLRSLSLGYDLSKFINKKYVKSLVLSAVCRNVLIIKKYTPNIDPEAIASSGDNLTGYEQASLPTTRTFGFNLNVKF from the coding sequence ATGATGAAAAAAAAATTACTTCCACTGGTATTTGCATATACTGTGTTAATGGGATTCATTCTTTTCGAGCCCTTAAATGCGTCAGCCGGTGGGCTAACAACCGGAGTCTTTAGTACGCCTTCAACAACCAAAAAGTTAAAAATAGCCTTTATAGGAATCTCAGGTAAAGTTACCGATGAACAGGGCGTTGGCCTGCCCGGCGTAAGCGTAGTTGAAAAGGGAACGCGGAATGCTGCTGTAACCAATTCATCTGGCAGCTATACCATAAATGTTACCAATAATAACGCGGTATTGGTGTTCACATCCGTTGGCTATAAACCCATAGAAATAACAGTAAATACAAAAACCGTAGTTAATGTGTCTATGGTAGCGATTACAAATGCTTTAAATGAAGTTATTGTAACTGCACTCGGCATAAAAAGGGAGGCCAAAAGCCTGGGATATTCAGCTCAAAAAGCCGACGTAGAGGCATTACAAACCAACCGTACAACTAACCTCGCCAATTCGCTTGAGGGCCAAATCGCCGGGCTGGACGTTTCTCCACCGGCCGCAGGACCAGGTGGGAGTACCAAGATTCGCTTACGTGGACAATCATCTTTTACTGCAGACAATTCGCCGCTCATCGTAATCAATGGCTTGCCAATGTCGCAGGGTGCAAGCAGCAGTAATGGTTATACACAAAATGTGGATCAGGGAGATAATATGCAAGGCATCAATCAGGATGACATCGAATCGATGACTGTTTTAAAAGGATCTACCGCAGCAGCCCTGTATGGTTCTCGTGCCGTTAACGGAGCAATCATTATTACAACAAAGTCGGGATCAAAAAATAGTGGCATAGGTGTTGAGTTCAACTCTAATTTTACGGTAAACCAGGCACTGGATTATACAGATTTTCAATATGAGTACGGACAAGGCGAGAATAATATTCGTCCGTCATCAGTAGGTACTGCGCAGAGTTCTGGTGCATGGAGCTTTGGTGTGCCGTTTGATAATGTACCAACGTTTCAGTTCGACGGCGTTCAGCGTCCGTATGCACCTGTTAAAGACAGGATAAAGACTTTCTTCAGACTTGCGCCATCGTGGAGTAATACAGTTGCACTTTCTGGCGGTAATGACAAAGGAAGTTTCCGGGTGTCCCTTTCTAATCAGGATGCTCAGGGTATAATACCAAACAACGATTATCATAAAAAGATTTTTAACGTTGGCATTAACTATAAACTTACCGATAAGTTATCTACACAATTTTACGTTAACTACGATCACCAGTTTAATAACAATCCGCCACTTGTAGGCGTACAGGGAAATGCAATTCCTACCTCAATTTACAGGTTGGCCAACTCCATTTCTTTTGATGTACTCCAGGCAGGCGCAATAGATGCCAACGGAAATGAAACACCTACTTCGAGGTTTGCAACCGTTACCAACCCCTACTGGATATTAGCGAAGCAATTTCAAAGACAAACAAAAGATCATTTGTTAGGTACTGCTGTGGTACGCTATCAGTTTTTTGATTGGCTATATCTTCAGGGCAGGGCAAATATGGACCTTTTGCAAACTACTTATGAATCAAACACGCCAACGGGTACGCTGGCTGTATCTGCAGCACCAACAGGGCTATATAATGGTAGCTATGGAATAAGTACAGCAAGTACACGCCAGAATAATTTTGACTTCCTGCTGGGTGGCGGGCACAAGTGGAAAGATTTTTCATTTAATGCAACAGTAGGTGGTAATCACTTTCCCTTAATTACATCTACATTTAATGAAGCGGTAACCAACTTTTACATCAGAGATTTATACACCATAGGAAACGGTGTTACGGCAAATTCGAGCTACAATTTAACTAAACAAACCGTAAATTCATTGTATGGTACTGCAGAGTTTTCCTACAAAAATTTATTATACCTAAATGTTACCGGCCGTACAGACTGGTATTCGGTACTGGCCAGAGATATAGATCATTATTTCTATCCTTCAATCAGCGGAAGTTTCGTTTTTTCGGAATTACTTCCAAATGCAAAATGGTTAAATTTTGGAAAGTTGAGAGTTGCTGTTGCAGAAACAGGAAGTGCCCAGGGGGTTGCTCCTTACAATGCATTAACATTTTTGCTAGCTCAAAATTCATTTAATGGGCTTCCTTTAGGCAGTATTAACGGAACAGCTTCACCAAATACCCAGATTAAGCCTTTTGGCGTAAATGAAAAAGAAATCGGTATTGAGTTACGTATGTTCAACAACAGAGTGAATCTGGATGTGGCTGCTTACGATAAAAAAACGACTAATCAAGCCGTTCCAATCAGCCTGTCTGCAGCAAGTGGATACAGCACCACGTTAGTTAACTTAGGTGGTTTGGACAATAAAGGATTAGAATTTAACCTGGAATTAATCCCTGTCCAAAACAAAAACTTTACCTGGAAAACGGCTTTTAATTCTGCTTTCAATTCTTCAAAAGTATTGTCATTAGCCAACAACCAATCGCAGCTTGTAGTGGGCAGTCCTGAGTTTTTTGGGTCTATAGTTCACGTGGTAGGTTTACCCCTTAACCAAATTGTAGGTTCAACTTACAAGCGGGATGCTTCCGGAAATATCGTATTATCGGGAGGCAAACCCGTAGCAAGTGCTACACCAGTTAATTTTGGTAGCGGCCTCCCTACAGCAACAGGGGGTTGGCTAAACACATTAAATTACAAAGGCTTTACCTTTATCTCCCATATTGATTATAAAGCAGGTGGTAAAGTACTTTCGAGTACCAGTTTAAACTTATTAAGAGAAGGTTTATCAAAAGAGTCTTTACCTGGCCGTGTAGGTGGCGTAATTTTTCCTGGCGTAAATGCTACTGACGGGTTACCAAACACCACCGCTGTAAATGCGGAAGATTTTTACGCAAATTATCGTTCAACGAATATCTTAGACCCTTTCATTTACAGCTCAAGCTTTGTTAAATTAAGAAGCCTTTCGCTGGGATACGACTTATCTAAATTTATCAATAAAAAATATGTGAAAAGCTTAGTGTTATCTGCCGTATGCCGTAATGTATTAATCATTAAGAAATATACGCCGAACATTGATCCCGAAGCAATAGCCTCAAGCGGGGATAACTTAACAGGTTATGAGCAGGCATCGCTACCAACAACACGTACTTTCGGATTTAACTTAAACGTAAAATTCTAA
- a CDS encoding AraC family transcriptional regulator: MKATLKKATPNPEHSFNIHKDIGHAILSAWHYHPECELLIVKRSYGTCLIGDHVGPFKNGDVFLFGSNLPHTFRCEQKYLENDTEKVGETIVILFQNNIWGDTFLNLPEISPIVKLLNTSKLGLRLKGATKRKVGKIAEEMLNESPARKLISLLSALEIIAATKEYEIISSNGFNLEVNSIDQSRINTIFEYTFNHYHQKVALEDVASLINMGKHSFCRYFKSKTKKTYIQFLMEVRIGNACRLLVEEEFNMTEVGYACGYNNISHFYHQFKALTKKNPMDYRSSYIKTEERKFTE; the protein is encoded by the coding sequence ATGAAGGCTACGTTAAAAAAGGCTACTCCAAACCCGGAGCATTCCTTTAATATCCATAAGGATATAGGGCATGCGATATTAAGTGCCTGGCACTATCATCCCGAGTGCGAGTTATTGATTGTTAAAAGGAGCTACGGTACCTGCCTGATAGGCGACCATGTTGGTCCTTTTAAAAATGGTGATGTATTTTTATTTGGATCAAACCTGCCACATACTTTCCGGTGTGAACAAAAATACCTGGAAAACGATACGGAAAAAGTTGGAGAAACCATCGTGATTCTTTTTCAAAATAACATCTGGGGCGATACATTTTTGAACCTTCCTGAAATTAGTCCGATTGTTAAACTGCTAAACACAAGTAAGCTGGGTTTGCGTTTAAAAGGAGCAACTAAACGAAAGGTTGGCAAAATAGCAGAGGAAATGCTTAACGAATCGCCTGCCCGTAAATTAATTAGTTTATTATCTGCTTTAGAAATAATAGCTGCTACGAAAGAATATGAAATAATATCATCCAATGGCTTTAACCTGGAAGTAAACAGCATCGACCAGAGCCGCATTAACACCATTTTCGAATATACTTTTAATCATTACCACCAAAAAGTAGCATTAGAAGATGTAGCCTCATTAATTAACATGGGAAAGCACTCTTTTTGCAGGTACTTTAAATCCAAAACAAAAAAAACATATATCCAGTTTTTAATGGAAGTGAGAATTGGAAATGCCTGCAGGTTGCTGGTAGAAGAGGAATTTAACATGACGGAGGTAGGCTATGCCTGTGGCTATAACAATATCTCTCACTTTTATCATCAGTTTAAAGCACTTACCAAAAAAAATCCAATGGATTACAGGTCCAGTTATATTAAAACGGAAGAGAGGAAATTTACCGAATAG
- a CDS encoding fumarylacetoacetate hydrolase family protein has product MMRIYNTSSGIIINHNNQYFLTEEKSWDRFVNRSNLFKVISSELQQLQPNDDLQALTNSAILTPIGNQEVWASGVTYFRSREARIEESKEAKGGDFYARVYDADRPELFFKSPAYRTVGSGGKIRIRADSKWNVPEPELTLFICSAGTIEGYTIGNDVSSRDIEGENPLYLPQAKSYNGATALGPCILVTEGPIDPDTNISIEISRDSAILFKEKISINQMKRKHKDLVAYLFRELDFPHGTYLMTGTGIIPTDDFTLQSGDMVKITISEIGSLVNTVA; this is encoded by the coding sequence ATGATGAGAATCTATAATACCTCGAGCGGGATTATTATCAACCACAATAACCAATATTTCTTAACAGAAGAGAAAAGCTGGGACCGGTTTGTAAACAGAAGCAACCTTTTTAAAGTGATCAGTAGTGAGTTGCAACAGCTTCAGCCTAACGATGATTTACAAGCGCTCACCAATTCAGCTATTTTAACACCTATAGGTAACCAGGAGGTGTGGGCATCTGGTGTAACTTATTTTCGTAGCAGGGAAGCCAGAATAGAAGAATCAAAAGAAGCAAAAGGTGGGGATTTTTATGCCAGGGTATACGATGCAGACCGGCCGGAACTTTTTTTTAAATCACCAGCTTACCGTACAGTGGGTTCCGGAGGAAAAATACGGATCAGGGCAGATTCTAAATGGAACGTACCTGAACCGGAACTGACCTTATTTATTTGCTCAGCAGGCACTATTGAAGGTTATACCATAGGTAATGATGTATCATCGAGGGACATCGAAGGCGAAAATCCGCTTTATTTACCGCAGGCAAAATCATACAATGGAGCTACCGCTTTAGGTCCTTGCATTTTAGTAACAGAGGGCCCAATAGATCCGGATACGAATATCAGCATCGAAATATCCAGAGATTCGGCAATCCTTTTTAAGGAGAAAATATCCATTAATCAAATGAAACGTAAGCACAAGGACTTAGTGGCTTACTTGTTTCGGGAATTGGATTTCCCTCATGGTACTTATTTAATGACAGGTACTGGCATAATCCCTACAGATGATTTCACCTTACAAAGCGGAGACATGGTAAAAATAACCATTTCAGAGATTGGTTCACTTGTAAATACCGTAGCATGA
- a CDS encoding IlvD/Edd family dehydratase gives MKSYRSSTWFGKKDKMGLIYRSWMKNQGMPEDMFDGRPVIGICNTWSELTPCNAHLRDIAESVRRGVLEAGGFPLEFPIMSLGETLMKPTAMLFRNLASMDAEESIRGNPIDGVVLLTGCDKTTPSTLMGAASVDLPTIVVPGGPMLNGKYHGHDIGSGTSVWKLTEELKKGEITYDEYAEVESCMSRSPGHCMTMGTASTMACMVEALGMSLSGGAAIPAVDSRRKRLAQLSGRRIVEMVKEDLKISKILTRDAFENAIKVNAAVGGSSNFIIHLTAIAGRMGVALNLDDFDDIGSKMPLLVNLMPSGKFLMEDFYYAGGVPTVLKQMQSVLKMDTLTVSGKTHAENIADKGINYNKEVIYEFEQPIIPEAGITVLKGNLAVNGAVIKPSAATPGLMQHRGRAVVFEDIEDYHARVDDPDLDIDETCVMVLKSVGPVGYPGMPEVGNMTLPKKLLDKGVTDMVRISDGRMSGTAYGTVILHVSPESAIGGNLALVENGDIIELDVANKRIHLEVSDEVLALRRSNWVQPIPSATRGYVNLYIKHVQQADKGADLDFLVGGSGSAVARDSH, from the coding sequence ATGAAATCATATAGAAGTTCGACCTGGTTTGGGAAAAAAGATAAAATGGGCCTCATCTATCGCAGCTGGATGAAAAACCAGGGCATGCCTGAAGACATGTTTGATGGCAGACCGGTAATTGGGATTTGTAATACGTGGTCAGAACTTACACCTTGCAATGCCCACCTGCGTGATATTGCTGAAAGTGTTCGCCGCGGAGTATTGGAGGCTGGTGGCTTTCCGCTGGAATTTCCAATCATGTCATTAGGTGAAACGCTCATGAAACCCACTGCTATGTTGTTTCGTAACCTCGCTAGTATGGATGCAGAGGAATCAATAAGAGGCAACCCTATTGACGGAGTAGTGCTACTTACTGGCTGCGATAAAACGACGCCCTCTACATTAATGGGTGCGGCAAGTGTCGATTTGCCAACCATTGTGGTTCCCGGCGGCCCCATGCTAAACGGAAAATATCACGGACATGACATAGGCTCAGGAACAAGTGTATGGAAGCTGACAGAGGAATTAAAAAAAGGCGAAATTACTTATGATGAATATGCAGAGGTGGAAAGTTGCATGTCGCGTAGTCCTGGGCACTGTATGACCATGGGAACAGCTTCCACTATGGCTTGTATGGTAGAAGCGTTGGGCATGAGTCTTTCCGGTGGGGCAGCTATACCTGCCGTCGATTCCCGGCGGAAAAGGCTTGCTCAGCTATCCGGAAGGAGAATAGTTGAAATGGTTAAAGAAGACCTGAAAATTTCTAAAATACTAACACGGGATGCTTTTGAAAATGCAATTAAGGTAAATGCCGCGGTTGGAGGTTCTTCAAACTTTATTATTCACCTTACGGCTATTGCAGGGCGTATGGGTGTAGCGCTGAACTTAGATGATTTTGATGATATTGGCAGCAAAATGCCACTTCTGGTAAATCTTATGCCTTCTGGGAAATTTTTGATGGAGGATTTTTACTATGCCGGTGGTGTACCCACGGTTTTAAAACAAATGCAATCTGTTTTAAAAATGGATACCCTAACGGTAAGCGGGAAAACGCATGCCGAAAACATTGCCGATAAAGGAATAAATTACAATAAGGAAGTTATTTATGAATTTGAACAGCCGATCATTCCGGAAGCCGGAATTACCGTACTAAAAGGTAATCTTGCAGTTAACGGTGCGGTTATAAAGCCATCTGCAGCTACGCCCGGCTTAATGCAGCATCGGGGCAGGGCAGTAGTGTTTGAAGACATTGAGGATTACCATGCGAGAGTGGATGACCCTGATTTGGATATCGATGAAACTTGTGTAATGGTCTTGAAATCGGTTGGTCCGGTCGGCTATCCGGGTATGCCCGAGGTGGGTAATATGACTTTACCAAAAAAGCTACTTGACAAGGGCGTAACAGATATGGTAAGGATATCGGATGGCAGGATGAGTGGTACCGCTTATGGTACAGTTATACTGCACGTATCGCCGGAGTCTGCTATTGGTGGAAATTTAGCGCTTGTAGAAAACGGAGATATCATTGAGCTCGATGTAGCCAATAAACGTATTCATCTTGAAGTGAGTGATGAAGTGTTAGCCCTGAGGCGAAGCAATTGGGTACAGCCAATTCCTTCTGCAACACGTGGCTATGTAAACTTATATATCAAACATGTTCAACAGGCAGATAAAGGTGCTGATCTGGACTTTTTAGTAGGCGGCTCAGGTTCAGCCGTAGCCAGAGACTCCCATTAA
- a CDS encoding gluconate:H+ symporter, with translation MDVLILLGCIVILVLLIAWAKVNTFLAFLIVSVGAALLLGMPAASIPQTVNKGLGDTLGSLAIIIVLGAMLGKLVASSGAAQKIATVLKNTFGYKSVTWAMALTGFIVGIPLFYNVGFVLLIPIIFSVAYNYKLPLVYVGLPMLASLSVMHGFLPPHPSPMALVTQFNADLVKTFTYGLIVAIPAIIIAGPIFAKALINMQSRPTVTLQADELPDNELPGITNSVVSALLPVLIILGTTLITRICNDNIAVLNFARFTGDPTIAMILTICIATYTLGMRLGKKLIDIMVIFVDATKDIAMILLIIGSAGILKQVFVETGVSNSLAAILQGLTLPPLLLAWLITAVLRLCLGSATVAGLTAAGIVYPLIGPHGADPNLMVLAVGSGSLFCSHVNDSSFWLFKEYLGLSIKQTFLSWSLMETLVSVIGLIGILIINQVLFR, from the coding sequence ATGGATGTACTGATTCTTTTAGGCTGTATAGTTATACTTGTATTATTAATTGCCTGGGCGAAGGTGAATACCTTTCTTGCATTTTTAATCGTATCTGTAGGGGCAGCCTTATTGCTAGGTATGCCAGCCGCCAGTATTCCGCAAACGGTTAATAAAGGATTAGGAGATACATTAGGATCTCTGGCAATCATCATCGTTTTGGGAGCCATGCTCGGAAAACTTGTCGCCTCCAGTGGTGCCGCTCAAAAAATAGCCACGGTATTAAAAAACACATTCGGCTATAAATCCGTAACCTGGGCCATGGCTTTAACAGGTTTTATAGTGGGCATTCCATTATTTTATAATGTTGGGTTTGTATTGCTTATACCCATTATTTTTTCTGTAGCCTATAACTATAAGTTACCCCTGGTATATGTAGGATTGCCTATGCTGGCATCGCTCTCCGTAATGCATGGTTTTTTGCCACCGCATCCATCGCCCATGGCTTTAGTTACTCAGTTTAATGCAGATCTGGTTAAGACCTTTACTTATGGTTTAATAGTGGCTATACCTGCAATAATTATTGCAGGTCCTATTTTCGCAAAAGCATTAATAAATATGCAATCCAGGCCAACGGTTACCCTACAAGCCGATGAACTGCCCGATAATGAGCTGCCAGGAATAACAAATAGTGTGGTTTCCGCATTATTACCTGTACTTATCATTTTGGGGACCACATTGATCACCAGGATATGTAATGACAATATCGCTGTGTTAAATTTTGCCAGATTTACCGGTGATCCAACTATTGCCATGATATTAACCATTTGTATTGCAACATACACCCTTGGGATGAGGTTAGGTAAAAAGCTGATTGACATTATGGTAATTTTTGTTGATGCAACAAAAGATATAGCAATGATCCTTTTAATAATCGGTAGTGCAGGTATTTTGAAACAGGTATTTGTAGAAACAGGGGTAAGTAACAGCCTTGCTGCAATTTTGCAAGGATTGACCCTGCCACCCTTGTTACTGGCCTGGTTAATAACGGCTGTATTAAGGCTTTGTCTGGGTTCGGCTACCGTAGCTGGCCTCACCGCTGCCGGTATCGTATATCCGCTTATCGGGCCTCATGGTGCCGATCCAAATTTAATGGTGCTTGCGGTTGGCTCAGGGAGCCTGTTTTGTTCTCATGTAAATGATTCTTCTTTCTGGTTATTCAAAGAGTATTTAGGATTATCTATCAAACAAACATTTTTGTCCTGGTCGCTGATGGAAACCTTGGTTTCAGTTATCGGACTTATCGGAATACTGATTATAAACCAGGTACTGTTTAGGTAG
- a CDS encoding sugar MFS transporter, with translation MQQTTKLSQTQGPKPLIIICALFFIFGFVTWANGTLIPFFKLSFGLSNLQAFFVTFASYMAYFFLALPSSWILKKVGFKNGIVLGLVILGLGSLIFIPAAQTRTFGLFLTGIFVQGAALALLQTASNPYLTIIGPIESAAKRISIAGICNKFAGMIVPLIMGSLFLKNASEVEKQIKAATGAAHEQLLNDVLGRVNMPYVVLAIVFCLFAVLIKFTDLPEVEVEEDIIDESKGAVVKHSSIFQFPHLFLGALCIFVYVGAEVMAGDIIGIYGRELGISVEISGKLTSITLFSMLIGYIIGIITIPKYISQQKALRICAILGIIFTVLSFAISNWFAVIFVALLGLANSLMWPAIFPLGISHLGKFTKIGSAIMVMGIAGGAIMPLLYAFLNEKLHINFQLAYLLTVLPCYLYILFFAVKGHKAGLKLK, from the coding sequence ATGCAACAAACAACAAAACTAAGTCAAACCCAAGGACCAAAACCGCTTATTATCATTTGTGCGCTATTCTTTATTTTTGGCTTTGTGACATGGGCAAACGGAACATTAATTCCATTCTTTAAATTGTCTTTCGGATTATCAAATTTACAGGCATTCTTTGTAACCTTTGCATCGTACATGGCTTATTTCTTTTTAGCGTTGCCATCATCGTGGATACTTAAGAAAGTGGGTTTTAAAAATGGGATTGTTTTAGGTTTGGTCATTCTGGGCCTTGGCTCATTAATATTTATTCCGGCAGCGCAAACCCGGACTTTTGGTCTTTTCTTAACTGGTATTTTTGTTCAGGGGGCTGCTTTGGCTTTGCTGCAAACGGCGTCAAATCCTTATTTAACCATCATAGGTCCGATTGAAAGTGCAGCCAAACGCATCAGTATTGCCGGAATCTGTAATAAATTTGCCGGCATGATTGTGCCTTTGATTATGGGCAGTCTGTTTCTTAAAAATGCTTCAGAAGTTGAAAAACAGATTAAAGCGGCTACGGGCGCAGCACATGAACAATTGTTAAACGATGTGTTGGGCCGTGTAAATATGCCTTATGTTGTTTTAGCAATCGTTTTTTGTCTTTTTGCAGTGCTGATTAAATTTACCGATTTGCCAGAGGTGGAGGTTGAAGAGGATATTATCGACGAAAGTAAAGGCGCAGTAGTAAAACACAGCAGTATTTTTCAGTTCCCTCACTTATTTTTAGGTGCCCTTTGTATTTTTGTATATGTTGGTGCAGAAGTAATGGCAGGTGATATTATCGGGATTTATGGCCGCGAATTGGGCATCAGCGTCGAAATCAGCGGAAAGTTAACCTCCATTACCCTTTTTAGTATGTTAATTGGTTATATCATTGGGATCATTACCATTCCGAAATACATCTCTCAACAAAAAGCACTTCGCATCTGCGCCATTTTAGGTATCATATTTACGGTTTTATCTTTCGCCATTTCGAACTGGTTTGCTGTAATTTTTGTAGCCTTGCTTGGTTTGGCAAACTCGTTAATGTGGCCGGCAATATTCCCGCTCGGCATCAGTCATTTAGGAAAATTCACCAAAATCGGTTCAGCTATTATGGTGATGGGTATTGCAGGCGGTGCAATTATGCCTTTATTGTATGCCTTTTTAAACGAAAAATTACACATCAATTTCCAATTGGCTTATCTGTTAACCGTATTGCCATGTTACCTTTATATTTTGTTCTTTGCTGTAAAAGGTCATAAAGCCGGACTAAAGTTAAAATAA